CCAATACGGGAGCTCGCACATGGGCCCATATTCTCAGGCCCATAGCCATCATCCACATACGCTCAATCCATGCATCTTCTGATTCTTCTGCTTCTTCGCGACTGACCGGGAGCTGTGTTATTACTTTTCCAGATTTGTTCAGCTTCTCTGTAATTTCGGCGGCACGTTCAAAAGCCAATGTTCTATCATACATGTAATTGCGAAATACATGCCATGGCTGCTGCTCTGTTTCTTCTGGAAATGCCAGACTATCAATATGCAGTTGCTGAGATTGTGTCTGCCACATCCATCGAACGTAAGGATATGTATCAGCGGAATGAATCATGCTTCTATAGTGGCCCAACAACATTCCATACAGCATTCTATACTTCTGAAATCGGGGAAAGAAATCTAAGGGATCTTCCTCTGGCTGTCCTTTGCAGATGTAAGCAAAGAAGGCCTTTATCTCTTGACGTACTTTTGATGGCCATTGTGGAGGAATGAGTTCATCAAATGCTTCTGCCACTGTTTCACCTCGAATGGGAATCCGGATACCATCGGTAAGTCGATCAATGCATTTCCAATCAGGACGGGGATCATCAAGTATGGCGAGAGCATCAAAATCGGGGGCATCTGCAGCCCAGCCCTTTCTCCACAATTCGGCATTCGTTTCATAACGAAGGGCACCCACTTCATATTGTCTAATAGTATGCGCTTGGATAAGGAGGTCTTTATGCACAATAGCAAGATAATACCTGGCCGACCCTTCGATATTGTGAAGCAAGAAATTGACCATCTCATTGCCTCGTAATAAGCGTGTATACCACAGATTCGTGTCAGGTGGGTATATGCTTGAATCAGTTTTCTCGTCAAGCACAGGTGTGAAGGTGCCTTCCCGTACTAGAACCGGTTCAAGGCTAATGATGTATTCTTTGCCCTGACGCACGTAAGTCTTGCCGTTTTCATCGAGGATCGCCTCTTGGTTTAGCTTTACAAGGGCATCCGAGGTGATTTCTTCGCCTGAATCAAGTTCAACAATTGGCCCCTCCGCAGACCAGGAAAGCAAACCACTTTGCCAAGAATCCTCAAATCGGACCTGAACTTTCCAGGGCTCTACCATAGGTTCTCACATCTCCAGTAGCTAGGCGCGTATTTGTTTTCTGTTTTATGAGGAGGAGCGTGACCCAGATAGTCTCGCTTAACCACTACATTCACGATTCACACCAGCCCCGTCTCATTCCATTTGATTCTAAACACAGACATCGTATCACGCCCCGATATTACATTGTCATCGAGATGGACTGTGTATAATTTCTCATACGCGTAATCGAGTTGCCAAGCCCAGTAGTTGAACAGGTCGTCGAAAAAGATGAAGTAATTGCACCCTCTTTCGTGGAGATAGAGCAGTATCTCTCTTCCCGACATGTTGCCATGTATGATTTCAGGACTGACCAAGCCAGCAAGATCAATGATCGTACGATTCGAAAAGAATCTGAGCGCTCCAGCATCGTGGATTGCTAGGACAGCGTCTTCGGGGGTGTGATAGCGTAGCCAAAGGCCGATGTGTACTTGCTGCTCATTGATATTCTTCACTGCATTACCATAGAATGGAGCCTGGTCCAGATAAGCGGGAACAGAAGGGACAATGAAAAGAAGGCAGACTACAAAGCCCACAACTACCGTATCACTAGACCCCGGTTGCGAATCAAATCGCTCCAAGAGGCTTCGAAAGAAAATAATCGTACCAGCGAAAGCTGAAATCAAGAGAAACAAAAATACAGGGACAAGATAACGAGCGTTGTTAATCAGTGCGCCATAAGGATTCGTAAGTCTATACAGCATCAGTAGAGAAACACCAAGCAGCCAGCTCATAGGACGCCGAGCTTTGATGAGGAGGGGAAAAGAAACAATCCCGATAATGATGAAGGGATACTGTTGGATCCAGAGTCCCCAGAAAAAATTCCAAACCTCAATTTCAGACGGCGTCGGAACATGCACCTTCGCGTAGAAAGTATCAGGCAGAGGTAACCCAGTTACTGAAAGGCAATGGAGAATCCATGGGATCACTACAAGGGCAGCTATAACAATCATTGCCAACAATGAAAGAATCCGTCTCCGGTTCAAAACACCCGTGGTATACAAGAAGGCGGGTCGTATAAGCAAAACAAAAAGAGCCAAGAGAGCTCCTTCCGGTCGCGATAAGTACGTTAGCCCCATGACTACACCCAATAGTATGTCACAGTGAATATCGTGTTTTGGTAGAAGTGTTATGCCAAGCATAAGTAGGAACATGAAAAGTGGTGTTTCCATTCCCGACAACATAAGCCATGTATTCCGCGGCAGTAACACAAACGAAATCATGCCGAGATGCCCCCAAATCCTGCCCCCTGTAGCTTCGGAAATGAGAAATCCAACGAGACAAGTTGTTATACTGTAGAATACGGTGGAAATCAAATAGGTCCCTAAAACAAGCTGTGTAACATTGCCAGTCAATCCGAAAAGCGGGGCGAGAACAACCGACCATAAAGGGCTAGTAGAACCAGTGCTCGGGTATCCAGGAGAGTATTCCCAAGGCCGACCTTTGTATATTGTCCGAGCAAAAACAAGATGGATCCATGAATCATCAAGCGTGAAACCTGGGTGAGTACACGTGAGCATAGTCAACAGGTAGTGAAGGCAAGATGCAACAGTAACCGCTGTCCCAGATATGAAAAGCAGTAAATCTGCTCTGTTCTCCGATATCCAATCAGGGACAGAGAAAAGTGATTTTCTGAGGCGATTCAGAAACGAATGTTTCTTTGCATCCAAGTTTTCAGGCAATCTTTCATCACTCAGCTACTAGTTTCTCGAATCAATTGTTGAAACGTAGACTCTTCAATATTTCCGCCAGACAGCACAGCCACGATATTCTTTCCCCTGAACCGCGTAGGATTCTTCAGAATCGCAGCGACTGCAACAGCTGCTGCACCTTCAACACGCTGGCCTTCGGCTTCATAGAGAATCTTGAGAGCATGTGTAATAGTGCCCTCTTCAACCAAAATCATGTCATCCACCTTATCCCTCATGATCGAAAGTGTGATTGAGCCCTCCTGAATACCGCCCATCAATCCTGAAGCGACAGTCTCTTCCTCTTGTACTTCGACAAACTCATTCGATTTCCAGCAATAATACACCATAGATGATGCTTCTGCCTGAACACCGATTATCTCAATTTCAGGATTCAAACCCTTCGCTGCAATAGCGATACCAGATATCAAACCACCACCGCCCACGGGAACAATGATTGCATCGGTCTCTGGTTCTGCCTTCAGTATTTCCAGTGCAACAGTACCTTGACCCGCAACGATATCAGGATGGTTGTAACCACTCACATAGATCAGATCCTTATCGTGTGCCAGTTTCTTTGCCAGTGGTTCAACCTCCTCGTAGGAGCCCCTCTTTATCACTGTTACATCAAACTGCTTTATTTTCTCGAGTTTACTCTTCGAGACATGTTCAGGCACCACAATTGTTGCATTCATTCCCAGTTCAGCTGCCGCTAGACCAACAGCCTGACCGTGGTTTCCTGAAGAGGCGGTTATTACCCCTTTGGAGTCCCCTTCCTGCTCAAGTCTAGATAAGGCAGTGAATGCTCCCCTGATTTTGAAGGCACCCGTCTTCTGCAGGTTCTCAAGCTTGAGATACACACTGCCATTTGTTATCTCACTCAGGAACGCGGAGCGGATTAAAGGGGTGTGTTTTATTCTGGTCTTAAGCAGTTTTTCAGCATTCTCAATGTCACGAAGCGTTGGCATTTCCACATCACAGACCCCATGAAACACAGCTTGTCAATAGAGACTATTCAGCTTGTCGGCAAAAATGTGTTTGTAATTTGCTGACTGAGACCATCAGAATAGCCCTTCCACACTCAAGTACCGTTGCCCAGAATCAGCGAATATGGCTACAATTAGCTTGCCCTCATTTTCCGATCGCTTCCCAATTCTAACTGCCGCTGCAGCCGTTGCCCCTGAAGAAAT
The sequence above is a segment of the Candidatus Lokiarchaeota archaeon genome. Coding sequences within it:
- a CDS encoding pyridoxal-phosphate dependent enzyme, with the protein product MPTLRDIENAEKLLKTRIKHTPLIRSAFLSEITNGSVYLKLENLQKTGAFKIRGAFTALSRLEQEGDSKGVITASSGNHGQAVGLAAAELGMNATIVVPEHVSKSKLEKIKQFDVTVIKRGSYEEVEPLAKKLAHDKDLIYVSGYNHPDIVAGQGTVALEILKAEPETDAIIVPVGGGGLISGIAIAAKGLNPEIEIIGVQAEASSMVYYCWKSNEFVEVQEEETVASGLMGGIQEGSITLSIMRDKVDDMILVEEGTITHALKILYEAEGQRVEGAAAVAVAAILKNPTRFRGKNIVAVLSGGNIEESTFQQLIRETSS